A segment of the Camelus dromedarius isolate mCamDro1 chromosome 34, mCamDro1.pat, whole genome shotgun sequence genome:
AAGATGTGCAGGACACCTGAAATCTCTGAGACCAGGGGACTCAGTATTCCCTTCTGGGAGATGGCACAGCACCACAGCTTTCCTATTCAACCAAGTTACATTTGCTATGTTCAGTGGGGAGGTATAGTGcagtggtggagtgcgtgcttagcatgcacgaggtcctgggttcaatccccagtacctccatttaaataaataaataaacactaatTACTCCACCCCCCCAACAACAAAAACTCCAACCAGATCACAAATATGTCACGTGCCTAGAGGCTGAGTGGACAGACCTAGTCCTGCCTGCATAGAGTGCTGGTCTGGAAGGTAGACACACATTAAGCAGCGATCCATTCCTGGGTTCTGGATTCTTCTTCCCTGGCCCTATGGTGCTAAACcagagagggagaggtggggggtgagggggtccTCCATTTGGGCCTGGACTCAGAGTCCATCCTGCCTAGAGGATCCCACCTATCATTCTCCCTCACCTTGAACACTTCCAGTGATGGGGAGCTCACTCGTTTTGGAACATCGTGGCTTGGGAACTGAGGACTCGCTCACACTTGGCCAAGTGTTGCCTCCCTCCCACATTCACCTGATGGGCCTGAGTCCTCTCCTCTGCAGCAGAGTCACCCTGGTTTGGAGCTGGAGGTCTGGGCCAGACCTTGGCTTTGCCACCAGCAGTGCAAACTCAGGCAAGTCCCaccaagcctcagtctcctcatctgcaagCTAGGGATGCCATTGTGAAAGGTTGTGAGCCCTGAATGAGTTGGTACATGTGAAGTCCTCAGCCCAGTGTTTGGTACATAGTTAGTGCTTGGTAAATGTTAACTGCATTCATTCATCATTATTTTGACAATCTGTTTCTTTGCCTGTTTCTTATTGTGTTGTTTCCAGACCACTTACCTCCCACAGGACCCGCCTCAGAGCACATCTCAGCTAGTTCATGTCCTGAAGGGATGGCCACGCTCCAGGTGTAGCCTCATCGGTTCAGATgatcctcctcctccacctgggtATCAGCCTTCTGGAGGAGGCCAGGCTGCGTGGGGTGCTGTAAAGCACTTTGCAGACAGACagcctgggttcaattcctggctGCTCCCTTGGCCAGCTGTGTGGCCCTAGACCAGCCACAAATTCATCAGAGAGAATCTGTGAATTGTATCTAGCTCAGAGATCGTGCTGGATTCCCACGTGGAGAAAAGGATGGGGGCTTAGACTCCGGCAGAGTAGAGATAACAATTTCATACCTATACCAGGATGCAGTAGATATGAGAACTACCATTCTCTGttgttaatataattattatgaGAAAAATCAGAACCTCTTCATCGGACTTCCTTACtctttaatgtttcatttttaataatgaatatGAGGAGATACCCACCAACTTTAGTGCACCTGGGGCCTCTAAGGATCTTTATCTGGCCTTTCTCTGACATTGCTGCAAAGCCTCCACCTTCCCTGACACATAAGTGTTCCATGAATGGTGGTCATTGGCTTATTCACAAAGTCTAAGCGTGACCGGAGATGTTTTAACCACCGTGATCTCTGGGTTGTCAATGTTGAGCTTGATCTCAACTACAAGCCCTGGTCTTTTCAAAGccctgaggggctgggggtcCAAGCAGAAGTAGGACAGGCACCATGCATGTCCCGGGGGTGGCTAGAGAGTGGCTGGACCACTCCCCTCCCCGCCGCACTCCTCAGGACCTGGGCCTCGTGATTCTGCACTGCCAAACAACTCACAGAATCTAGACAGACTCTACGAAGATTTTTTGAGATTGTAAGGTGTTCCAGCATTCTTATGTCAGAACAAGACATAGCCCTTCCCCCCAGGAACTGTGTCTCATGATGAAGACACGGAACATGTAGGGGTGGGGGCCACACACGGGCGGCTGCCAAGGGAACCAGCTCACAGCTGTTTGTTCGGCCaatagtactttttaaaaaactgaattggaATGTCTTTGGGAGGATACTCTAGGTGACTCCAGGCCCCTAGGCCCCATCTATTGTGTCACTACAAAGGGGACATTATCCACCTGACCGCTACAGTTTGGAGCCAAGAAATAGCATTAAACGTGAAGATAAAGGCAGGAACCAGTGAGACTGGAGCACAGAGAAAGGACTCATTCTACCGGAAGGCCAAGACAGCTTTGCAGAAGCAGGTATTTGGGTTTAGAGAAAGATAAAGGGGGTACGGGCTTTGGTCATTACCCAGGTGACCTACCACATTCCTCTTTGTCAAGTCCTTAGGTAGTGGCCCCAGAATTGACCAAAGGGGCAAGTTAGAACCTTTCATTCCAGGCCAGCAAGCCTTGGGTCAGGCCATCGTGACTCCCTTCTCTCCAGGACATGTAGGAGGCAGAGGTCCTCCTAggggtggagcctgagcccattgacctggggaggaagcaggaggaaggggtgaggaggaggggtgtGGATACacgaggggaggggcaggggagggaggggaagcccAGAGGAACTAAGTGGTCCAGCAGCTGAAATAAATACCACCTGACTGCCTCGGCAGCCATCGCTTCCTCCCTCTGACCAAGGACACAGTCCCTTTGGCCCTTCAAATACTCAGGTTCtttcacagaaaggaaaacaccTCAGAGCCACTAGGAAACAAgtggtattttattcctttttgtcaTTGTGGAGAGGAGAGGGCACAACACAGAGAACAGCAGTCCTGGTCATGGCGGCACGGTTTGGGTTTGGTTAGTTTTCACGAGAACACGATGGGCGGGAGGGGCGGGGTCTGATTTTCCACTCTCTTCACGGCCTTCAACCTCTTGCTGTTCCGTCCGCAGCAGGGCTGCGTGGAGCCCTGCCCGGTCTCCAACCCGCAGCACGGCCGCTGCCCTCGCCACTCTGACCAGCGAAGGGCAGAACACAGGGCACAGGAGCCACCGCTGCTGCCTGGCCAATGGGACGTGGACAGAGAAGCAAAGGACCCCTGCTCTCCCTGCCGCCCCTCCCCAGAGCACTGGCCTCACCTGAATGCAGCCCTCAGTCATCTCCTGCCAGAGACCCAATTCAGGGACGGGGAGTCTGAGTCCAGGCGAGCTGGGCTGTAGATGGGAGCCTCGGGAGccggggaggctggaggggggaGTAGGGTTCCAGAGCCCAAGGAGTTATTGCTGAGAAGACAGGCAAGGGACATGTTCCCTGGGGGCAGAGTAAGTGGGGGATGGGGCAGATGGGGACCAGGGAAGGGGAGTAGCCGCCTGAGGGCAAAGCGGGCTTCCAGCTTCTTTCTGGGAACCTCCCACTGCCAAGAGACCTCAGAACAGACTTGGTCCAGGAAGGACCATGGAAGCAAGGTGCTTGTAACAGGGGTGAAGAGCGGCCAGGCAGGATGATTGTAACGTGATGTAAACTCTCCCAAGTCCCAGGACAACTGGAGACTCCCGCCCGTGCCCCACCCCTGCACCCATCCCTACATCCAGAGAAGAACTGGCCTCTCAGGGAAAAAGCAGGCTTTTGGGAGTGGGAGGGGATGGGGCCACGGAGAGCAGGGGGGAGCTGACGGCCACAAGGCTCAGCTCCTGCCCAGGAAAGTGAGTCCAGGTTCACTACAACACACCATCATCCACGAACAAGCAGCCACGGAGACCACAGTCATCagacgcacgcacgcacgcacgcacgacATGTCACAGGAGGTGGATGAGACCACAGGCTGCAGGTAGGGGAGGCGGTGTTGCATCATTAAGTTGAGGACAGGCATTtgaggggctggggaaagggcagggggacACACAAGTTCTTGGCTTCTCCCAGGGAAAGATCTGTTGCTGAAGTGGCTGGTTTTTCTTAAGCATCAGCATTTGCATCTAAAGGTTCAAGCAGCTGCCTTCAGGTTCTGGAGGTTGAAGAAGGAGAGAATTTAAATTGAAACAAAACTCTGGCTTCCTTTCAAAAGTCTCTACTTGCTCGTCTCCCCGATAGCCCCTCTGCCCGCGGAAGCTCCCAGGATGAGACCTGTTCTAAGTGCCTTGTTCTCGGGAAAGCAAGGAGGGTGAGTCTGAGAAGCAGGGAAAGATGAGGGCGGAGAGGGTGGGACTCAGGGGAGGGGCTCTCTCAGGTGGGTGGAACCTGGTGGACACGGAAAGGAAACTGTCAAACCCAGGGTTTCCATATCAGGACGCCCCCGAGAGTTGCTCATAGCCCTGAGACTCAGGACAACAGGGTTTCTGAGGAAGTtctagtggggggggggggggaaagaCAACTGCTGGCTGGAGATTCTGTCCCGGGAACCTCTCCATACTGCTCCCCAGATTCTGAGCTGCTGGCTGCCACAGCTCGGACACAACACGGGGCTGCAGCTGGGACACGTGCCCCCTGGATTGGTTCTACAGTCACATCGAGCTGAGGCATCACTGACCTTCCCAAGGCCCAGCTAGAGGATGGAGGTACTGAGCCCACGCTGCACCCCCACGGGGCTGTTATTGGGGCAAGAAAGCAGTTAGGAAAGAATTCCGATGCCTCCTGAGTACACTGTGTTATTACTATCACGGTTGGAGCTGGTGTACCGGGCATTTTACACCCAGAAATTTTTTTTAGGAGAAAGTTATATACCTCTTTATCATGTCTtatttgtatgaaaaaaaaaaaaaggcagaagtgAGCTGAAAGAAGACTGATTTCCCCACAAACTCAGTCCAGTATATTTCAGGACATGTCATAAAGGAAGACAGGAGCAGAGGGGTATGATCAAATCCAGACCCAACTACAAAGCCCTGAGTTCAAGTTCCATCTCTTACTTACTATCTGTATGGCTAttctctctgacctcagttttttcatctataaaatggggctaaacCCCACCTGTCCTACTTACTTCTTCTGGCATACTCAAGTGAGTTTGTGTATGGGGCAgcattttgaaaactggaaagCAATTAAGTTATTACTTTCCCTTGTTACTCTAATGAACAATGGAAAAGGATGACACCCTGCTACCTGGACCACTGGGTCAAATGGAAGCCCTATTTTCTGAGGGaggtttcagtctgtctgtctcatcACCCTTTTCAGACACGagcctcctcagagcacagctcaTAATAAAAGCTGTGCATGTTGCAAAAGCTGGCCCAGTTCTTCCCTGCTGGCTCTGCAGCCAGACTTCAGTCAGATGGTGACAAACAGATGCAGACAGGCAGCACCTTACCTTTGCACCTGAGGGCTGCACTTCAGTTCTCTGCTTTCTGGGGCTCTGTTGCTGGAAAGAGAACAGGAATGGATGGTAGTGGATGAACCCCTCATCCCAGCAGGCCACCCCCTGCGGCAGCCCTGCCTGTGCCTGTCTCTGGGGGAGCCTGACCTGCACGGTGGAGGTGACTCACGTGGATTccgagtcagacagacctgggtgcAAATCCTTGTCCTGCTACTTGCTGGTTAGAGGACTTGGCAGTTTCCTTCACTTTTCTGAGATGTGGTTAGTGATGTCTGCCTCATGGGACTGCATGCCCACATCTTAAATGAGACGTCAAGCACCTTGTATCCTGCCTGACACTAAGCAGAGTCCCCGTAAACAGCAGCTGTCAGGAGCAGCCGCCTGTGTGGTGGAGGTGAGGGGGTGACGCAGAGCCGAGGCCTGGGGACCCCTCTCTGGCATAACTATGGAAGCATGTCTGGCCAGCCAGCTCTCAAGAGGCCACAGCACCTGGCAGCTGTCGGCCACCCACCCCTGAGCTGTACAAGGACCCTTGCCCACTCCCTCCATCTCACCTGGGCAGGCGGTCCTAACACTTACCATTTGCAGTGACGAGGTTCTCCACCTGGGCCTCCTCATCCCCTGGAGCCCTGCAAGAGAATAGGATGCGGGCCCATCAGGTCTCCAGGGCAAATCCAGAGAGCGTCCCTCTCGCCCTgctggggcagggccctggggtcaGTCTCCTCTGAGTCACAGTGGATCTCTCTCCATCATGGGGCACATGGGGCCCGGGGAGGTCAGGGCCGAAGGGGACAGAGTCAGGGGAACTTATGGGCACCCTTCAATGTTGGTCCCTGAGAGAGCTAAGTACTGGGGAAGGGTGGCCTAGAGCCGCCTGGGGCCTTGGGTTGTGTCTTGCCGCAGACTTTGGACTTTGAGGTCCAGGGCTGGCCTGGGTTACCACGGTGGACCAGTGGGGTGTGCCCTTGTGTGGGGGTAGAACGGTGAATGAACGGGAGCCCAGGTTTCCACAAAGAGCCTCATGAGTAGGTGACAAGCAGGGCAGTGTCACAGGTCCTATAGAGAGGGGACGGACCTCAAGAGAAGCCCTGAGGccctctgcctcccttctcccAAGCCCAGCTGTCTCAAGGGCCTCCAGACAAGGATCCAGCAtgttccttccccaccccacccccacatcagaagagagaagagagggctaAACCTTGATGCTTTGACCTCTCCTTTTCCCAAGGGCTACCTGCAATCCTCAAAACTGCTACCCCTACCCCAACACACACGGCCTGTTTCTGAGACAAGAATTCAAAAGGACATTCATTTGGGGTCACACGCCACGgacccctccctgtcccctcctagTGTCACCCCAGAGGTCCACAGCCATGGCATTCCTTACCGTGGCTTCTGATTGAAACTGCACTTGCATCTGCGACCTGAAAGGCAAAAAACCATCCAAGGTCATGCTCCCGGGGTGGCCACAGCAGGGCTGCGCTATGAGTCTGGGTAAACAGCAGCCCTTCTCTGGGGTAGCACACAGCTTGCAGAACTGTACATGGCAATCCTTGGTTGGAGCAGGGTCCTTCTGAGGCCAAGGTTCACCCTTCAGCACTTTGGATGGTGATACCAAGAGCAGAGGGGTCCATGGTGGGAGGCGGGGGGTGTGGACAAAGACGGGGGCACATCCCTTAGGGCACTCTAAGGACAGCCCTGTCTCCTGTGATCCCCCACAGCAGCAGGACAGCCACCCGCCCCCTCTTATCTGTGCCTGTTTTCACCAAGCACTCATTTTGTTCATTCTTCACTGattcactgagcacctattatgtgcccaGCAGTGTATTAGGTGCCGGAGATAACCAGAATGGAcaggctccctcccctccaggaaAGAGAGCAGCCAGGCTCTTGGACCGCTCACACCTGTTTCACAGCAGCAGACACTGCCCATGCAGAGCAAACACAGGAGCAAACAAACTTACTTAGGATAAGCAGGATCCCCACGGAGAAGAGGACCACAGCGAACACCAACCCCCCGATCCTCAGGGTCTGGTAGTCTGCGAAAGGAATGAGGGTGAGAAGACGGAAGAGGGAAGAGCCAGGGAGAGTGTgtccgtccccccccccccagggtcGTCATCACCACTCACCATAATGAAAAgggtccttttctttctcctgctcagCTGCTGGAAAAACAAACACGTGTGATGAAGAGGAAGACAGCTGCACGTCCTGATTCCCAAACATCTTACCGTGTCTCACATGCCTCACTCCCCACCGAGGGATTCCTAGGAAGCAGGACCCATGAAGCGGAGATGCCCAGAGTAGCCAGGAAGGATGGGCCTGCCTGCCAGGGTCAGTGTTCACAGCATCCACATTTACTGCCCCCTTTTATCTCACATCATCCCCAGAAGACAGGGTCTATTTTCCTCTTGTTGCAAGTGTGTTAACTGAGACCAAAGGAGGACACGTGACTCGCACAGTCTAGAGACTCACAGGCAGGTCTGGCTCCCAAAGTTCAGGTTAAAAGCCTACAGGGCCCTAGTGGGCTTCAGGGCCAGAGCCCGCGGGAGGAGACGAGCAGGCTGGATGAGGGTCTGTGAATAGCCACTGCCTTCCAGGATGTTCTTTGCTGACTAAAGGTGGAGGAACTGGTTAGATGCGTAGAATCTGAGAGCCCCCCAAACCTGGTGACCCAAAGGGCTAGGATGTTGCCCCAGAAAGGGCCGTGGCTGCTCTCCTGTCAGAGCCAGGTCCCCGAGGGGTACTTACCACTGGCCAGGACTGCAGGGGCCAGCAGGCTGCACAGGAAAATCAGCACCACCTCCATGGCGTCTAGAGACGGAGGGAGGAAGATGACCCTCTGGGCAGGAGACGCCCCACTCTAACCCGCAGCCTGACCAGGGCCCCAGTCTGATTCCCACCTCTACGCTGAGCGCTCTCCACACCGTGCGAGTTCAAACAACAAAATGCAAGCAGCTGACATTTATAGACTCCTTACAGGCAGCAGTTCAATTACAACCAAATCAATTCCATTAGCAAGCACTGTGGCtaccccattttgcaggtgaagagCCTGAGCTTAAGGAGGTGAAATGACACAGTAGTAAACAGCAGAGCCCACATCCTAACCCAGCTCAGGAACGCCTCCACCATGCTGCCTCTCTGGTGCCCAAGCTTAAAACCCTGAGGACTTATGAGATGACCTCACCAGCATCCTCCCTCCGTGGCGCCTAGACACGTGGCCATCTCTAGCTCATTAAGATGTCTGGGACTTCCTGGCCTGGTTCCCTATAGCCAAGACCTGCTGGCAGAAGTTAAATTAAATGAGGCAGGTAAACTAACGCCCCTCAGGCGGGAGGCCTGCTGTTCCTGGACTCTGTATGGTAAACCCTGAAATGCTGACAGCTCTTCCTCGTTACCCATCACGCTCTCCCTTCTAAAATGCCCAAATCAACCCATAGACTTTAGTTCATAGCCCTCCGTTGGTCCGATGAATCAAAGGGAGTGTGGGGACAGAGGGGTTCTCTGAGTATCAGCGCcctggcctctccttccccagatgGTGCCTGAGACTTCTGCTCACGGGCTCAAGCCCCTGGTCTCCGGGGTCGGCAGCCCCTGGATGGGCCATTTGGATGGAGGCAGAAGGCAGGGCCAGTGAGTCCCTCCCGGGGATGGAATTCAGTAGAGTTACACACACCTCTTTCCTGGGCTTAAAGGAGCATGGTAAAGAGCCAGcgggaaaaagggaaagaaacctGAACCAGGAAAGCCCAAGTCTTGGTGGAGCGAGACTAGCGGGGGCCTGACCCCCTACACGTTGTCAAGTGGTCAGGACCACGCCCTATTCTCCCGGCCCCGGGGGCCAGCAGCCCCCAGCTGCCCTTCACCTCTCAGCCAGCAGAGGTCAGAACGGCTCCATCCAGAGTCAGGCCAAGGCACAGACCCAGGACTTGGACACAGGCGATTCAAGAAGCATTTATCAAAAGGCAGTTGTTTGCTTTTAGTGCTACCTCATCTAAtacttgtatttcttttaagttttacattacattttatatatataaaagtatacgTAACACACGTATAATGAAGCATGGCCCTAAGAAAACACCCATAAACAAGTAACTTAAGAACCAGAGCTTTACAAATACctctacattttatattttcctccaaCCCAACCCCCTGCCTTACTCCCAGAGGTAAACAGTCCCTGAATATCCTGAATATCCATTTTTAATCATTCCCTTGCtcctcttcaaaaaaattttaaacttaagatataattcacataccatgaaattcatcattttaaagtgtCCAGCTCAacgatttttagtatattcataaaattatgcaaccatcatcactaagaaacatttcatcatccccaaaagaaacccatCCTAATTAGtgacttgtcttttcactttttaaattgtctttcaaTGAACAGAATTTCTTAACTCCGATGTAATTAGATGCAATGATCTTTGTGTCTTGTTTAAAATTCCTTGTTGGAATTTACTGAGTCAGAAAGCATTTTCTTCTAAACATCTTAAAGTTTTGTCTTTTGCATTTAAATCTTTATTCCATCCGGAACTGATGTTTATGGAAGACATGAGGTAGGGATCGCATTCTTGCTTTTTCCCCATCTGACAACCAGTTGTCCTGGAACCATCTGTCACCATCTTCCCTCGTGATGTGCACGGCCACTTGTGTCCGGTGGGTCTGGTTTCTGTCcaggtgtgggtctgtttctgagcTTTCTCTTTGGATCTGTTGGTCAGTGTGTCTGTTCCTGCATCAAAATCAGCGTCTCGGTTACTAAGGTTTTGTGGTCATCTTTCCACGTGGTGGGagcagtttcctcttctttttttcctttcttctctgcctctcctgcctcttccttcaGGAATGTCTTCACTATTCTCGGTCTTTTGCTCTTATATATCAACTTTAGAATCAGCCTGTCAAATTCACCTAAAactgttgggattttgattgcaATTGCAATGCATCTATCTACAGAACAACCTGGGGGAGAACCGACATTTTTTGTGATCTTGAGTCTCCTATCTGTCAATAAATCTCTTCATTTGTTTAGGTCCCTTTCAGTGTCTTTGAATAAAGTTCAATAAATGCTTTCATATAGATCTTGCACATCTTCTGTTAGATTTATTGCTAGGTATCTTaccatttttattgctattttaaatgcCATCTCGTGTGTGATGTCTAATTTTTGCTGGTATAAAGGCAATTGATTTGTATATattgatcttttttaaaattggagtatagttgactTTCAATGttggttagtttctggtgtacagcaaagtgatttagttatacatatatatatgtgaagactatatatatgaaaaatatatattctttttcatattctttatcattacaggttattataagatattgaatatagttccatgtgctaaaCAGTAGTcctcattgtttatctgttttacatatatagtagttattatctgtaaatcccaaactcctaatttatccctcccctccctttgttttctatgtctgtaagtctctgttttgtaaataagttcatttgtgccattctatatattccacatatgaatgatctatttgtctttctctgagtgactcatttcacttagtatgatcatctctaggtccatccatgctgctgcaaatggcattatttcattctttttatggctgagtatcattccattgtgtgtgtatatatatatattccattgtatatatatgtagatctcacatcttctttatccagtcatctttcgatggacatttaagaCTATAACCCTCTAAGTTCTACTTTCACTCCAAACACAAGCTTTGAAATGTGGCTTTTTCATTATTGCCTAGTTCTTAGTACTTTAAACTTGCATTATAATTTAATTAACCTGTGCATTAAGAAGGATTTCTTTAAATGTCCCGATATATagtgatttttaatttacttttgttaTTGACTTCCAACTTAATGTGCACTGGGGTCAGAAAATGTGGTCTTTAGGAATCAGATGCCttgaaatttactgagacttgcttTATGATCTAGGCTGtggttacttattttaaaaattatattccatgTATTCAATTATTAATTCCTTCATTGTTGAGAAGAAAGTTCTGTATGCCCATTAAGTTAAGATTAttgttatttaactttctatgtattttctcattttttgactATGTAACCTATCAAAAAATTGAGGTAGGTTCTTTAAAATCTACCACCATGAGGAAGGATTTATAAATTTACCCCTGTGTTTCTTACAATATTGTaacagaaagtttaaaattattatactGCCCTGGGAGTTGGATCTTTTACGATTACATAGGGATCCTGTCTTAAATTCTACTTTACTTTCCGCTTTTCTGTGTCTATGCATTGGGTGTGTCTTATAAACAGTAAAGAGTTAGATTTCCTTAAACATTCAATTTGATTATTAACTGTC
Coding sequences within it:
- the FXYD6 gene encoding FXYD domain-containing ion transport regulator 6 isoform X2, coding for MEVVLIFLCSLLAPAVLASAEQEKEKDPFHYDYQTLRIGGLVFAVVLFSVGILLILSRRCKCSFNQKPRAPGDEEAQVENLVTANATEPQKAEN
- the FXYD6 gene encoding FXYD domain-containing ion transport regulator 6 isoform X1; amino-acid sequence: MEVVLIFLCSLLAPAVLASAAEQEKEKDPFHYDYQTLRIGGLVFAVVLFSVGILLILSRRCKCSFNQKPRAPGDEEAQVENLVTANATEPQKAEN